catctctgtaatgagttacaggtgatgggaagaagttggaggctcagggaaggtgagaccttcttgaggatgggcaatggggcaagagttgctgccaaggctgttgaagatgtttacttattattgaacaatagttctaagttaattttatgagatgttttgtttgtacctaatttgaAAAACAtcgtttccatttctatgctgataaaaatggatattcttgtttattttgcaaaggtgtttgcaacatttacatgaatgaatgtttgattggtactggtgaacttgaaaacgatctctataacttaaaattgaaagatattccattaaatgtccattcaaagggagacaccatatgagatatggatgggtaagcctcccaaatattcttgtcttagaatatggggagccctgcttatgtgaagcaggtagtgggagataaattggatagtcgatccattttatatttctttgtgggatatccaaggaattcagttggatatcatttttatcatccccaagaaacaaaggtgtttgtttctaggaatgcaacctttttggaaaaggaatttctattggatagaaaaggggagatgatagaactcgaagaggttcgagagacacccacaattatagaacccacacccgaagagccaagagaggagatacaagctcctagaagatccgagagagtctcgagaccacctatgaggtatgatctgcttcttgaagagggccatgatgagccaaatcttggatgtgatccaaggaccttcaaggaagcattatctgatgccgattcatccaaagtggcttgaagcaatggaatctgagatgaattccatgcattcgaaccaagtgtggaatctcgtggatccacctgagggaattgttcccatagggtgtaaatggatttaaaagaggaaacttggggcggatgggaaggttgaccttcaaggcacgattggtggcaaaatgatatactcaaagacaaggagttgactttgaggaaaccttttcaccagttgcaatgttcaagtctataaggatattgttagccatagctgcatggtatgactatgagatatggcagatggatgtcaagacagcctttcttaatggggatattaaggaagagatttacatgtctcaaacctggagggtttacatctatcggaagtgagcatatggtatgaaaacttcaaagatctatttatggtctaaagcaggcatctaggagttggaacctcagattcgatagtttggttttgataagaatcctgaggaaccctgtgtgtataagaaggtcagtgagagtgttgtgacattcctggtgttttatgttgatgacattctaatcattgggaatgatgtaggaatgttgtaatcaactaaaatatggttagcaagtgagttctcgatataggacttgggtgaagtatcttttgtattgggaatacagatctatagagatagatcaagaagattgcttggtctcacccagtccacatacattgataccatcgtgaagcggttctcgatggatgagtccaagagacgacatctaccaatgtgtcatggcgtatccctatccaagtctatgtctcccaagactgatgcaaaGATAGCGGCAATGACAAGCATTTCtcatgcatctgcgattggtagcatcatgtatgagatgatatctacacgtcctgacgtgactttcgcactaagtgtagtgagtagatatcaatcgaaccatGGTCTTCCaaactggaaagctgtgaaagacatcctcaagtaattgagaaggaccaataaattgttcttggccTATGGGGTgcagaactgaaattggaaggctataccgactctagcttccaaagcgatatcgatgactcgaagtcaacctctgggtttgtattcatgctcaatggtgctgctgtctcttggaagagttccaagcaagacaatactgcggattccagcacagaggccgaatacattgctgcatcagatgcaacaagggaggctgtttggataaggaatttcgtctaagagttggacgtcattcctaatggagttgctcctgtcccggtgttgtgtgacaacacgggagctatagctcaagcaaaggagcccaggtctcatcagaaatccaaacatgtattgagaaagtaccacatcctcggagagattgtggaaagaggaagaagtgtcttttgacatagtcggcttcacagataatgttgctgatccactagctaagcctttacttggaccattattcgagatgcatcgcgaatcaataggtttgaagcatatgggtagttggctctagtgcaagtgggagattgttagagtaggtgcccatcgaaccaagtgttggccgagtgttcacaatgaaactctatgtataagcagtctttattttaataatatttgaaattatcgttttggcaaatctttatctgtattcacatgctagttgcatagataaagcccttgagtatagaaatagtagaaagaatatgagatgctcatatgatgagtatcatgaaactcatatttggaatactgtatattctaaacagttcctagtcgattcagccgccgctaagaaggatataggccgctagagttcgagactagtatctgcgatgcgagtaccatgtttcattggtaggggacattgtgatgtccgagcatgcagataggtgctcttagtagagtgcactgaacaaccctccataaaggactttccaagtggttctcacttatcgagtggaaacgtcctagtttatggttgtacaccattagtccttatgacccgggacaacattgagactctatgtgctagaattacactttgacttgtttaccgactctcatggggtcatcagatggcaaggttgggtgttctgttgaaacatataggagtcgatgcattgtagtcggggattcaccgctaccttcgggtatggatatcctatgtgttatcatgtgtatgtaggttgaaatctctaatcagagtatggtggtaattatgaaaggggtttcatagattacaccatcgatgcaactacgacatgacacatagtatcgattcattgacaactctcgatataccaatagttgtcgaatcggtcgggatatatgagttgaaagggaccgtactgtacgctaaccataattgaatggttcttgcaggcactatcatttgatacctagggaatcatgtaagcgatgctgctaggcgtttaacatgattggttgggtaatatcagacttgagttctgacgttcttgttatcaaggagttgataagtaagaatggagcaattggggtatgctcatataaggacatgtctagtccgaatcacatggagatgtgaacccacgactagttgtatcaatgaaccattgagggccacacaagtactagctttctagatcccgttgagaagagaaatagttcaatgtgttgaacggcttataaaggagtttataagcgtaaggaaaattagaagtatgacttctataaaggagaaattagttcaatgtgttgaacggcttataaatgagattataagcgtaaagaaaaatagaagtatgacttctatgagagaaatgtaacttttaatttatggaagtgttcctaaattaaaagttggccaagtgaataatatatttgaaaattgtgattttcataaacattattatggactaaattaaattaattcaagtgttgaattaattaaacacttgtggacctagtagagtctaaataattaaattaattcaagtcttgaattaattaaatcatattgagtcttgtagagctcaatttaaataaattatttaactagtggacttgagtaaattcaagtaatatttaattaatctcaaaaatatttgagataattaaattaagtccatgggtttttaatttgttaaaaaccatataatatatgcatgtatgggaggtgaagggttggagactactttttgggttACCAAGTCTTGGCATGCAAAAGTTGGTCTCTACTTTTTCACAaaccaagacaactcattcACTCTTCCTTCCCACAAGCATGGCCGAAATTTCATCTAATTCTCTCctcatttttctccatttttcttcttcaagtgttgaggaaagaaaataattctcattgaaaaatcctcttagttttctagtgcaaattaagaggggatctacctagttggtggtgagtttaatagttgagcaaggagtgctcaaaggaagcttgaagatagtttctaccattgaagagctaaggtgtttacaacttagttggagccatacatcaatctcttaagattgataggtacatttcttaacacactatgaatgtcattttgtgtttattgtatttgctacagaAAATAATGAGGTGTCCGAAAATTTTCTTGtcaaaattcgatttttaaacttccgttgcgcttccggtcactgtaaccgatcccctttcagttcCTGTGTTACGTGGGTTGATAAGAACTCACACACTAGATATCATTTTCCTTTTTTAAACTCTTGTTCATGCCCAAATGTTAGAGGATATACGTATAAAGATTGGTTATGAGGGATGTTTTGCTGTAAATTGAGATGGGAGAAGTGAGGGAATTGGTGTCTTCTGGCGAAGTTCTTCTATATGTTCACTGATGTCATTCTCGAATAATCTTCTTGGAATCTTCTTAGGACTATTGTTACCACATCCACATTGTGGTGGTGTATAATTGGTGACTTCAATGATCTGTTACATATCGAGGACAAGCAAGGAATGGTCGAGCATCCAGAATGGTTGTTCAAAAGTTTCCGAGAAGCTGTGAATGATTGTGCACTCCATGAAATCTCGATGCAAGGATACAAATTTACCTGGTCTCGTAGTAAATGTAAGCCAAACGTAGTTGAGGAAAATCTTGATCGAGCTTTTGGAAATTCTGAGTTGATGATTCTTTTCTTAGATGCCCAATTTAGTAATCTGGTTGTTACTATCTCCGACCACTCACCATTGTTACTGAAGACTATTCAACCT
This is a stretch of genomic DNA from Primulina eburnea isolate SZY01 chromosome 11, ASM2296580v1, whole genome shotgun sequence. It encodes these proteins:
- the LOC140805394 gene encoding uncharacterized protein — its product is MVEHPEWLFKSFREAVNDCALHEISMQGYKFTWSRSKCKPNVVEENLDRAFGNSELMILFLDAQFSNLVVTISDHSPLLLKTIQPEVFIQKCKFRFDNKWLREPDFQN